A DNA window from Rhizobium jaguaris contains the following coding sequences:
- a CDS encoding ABC transporter ATP-binding protein, whose protein sequence is MAKTIIELKKADLTLGNAAASVHVLKGIDLTVGEGESVGIVGPSGSGKSTLLMVLAGLEKLDSGELLIRDTPLHSLSEDRVADFRGRNIGIVFQSFHLIANMTALENVAVPLELANVRDAFDIARRELQAVGLGERLSHYPGQLSGGEQQRVAIARALAPSPALLIADEPTGNLDTDTGRQIADLLFAQQAERGTTLLLVTHDPVLAARCSRQIHVRSGEIEGDSARARTNQAAMA, encoded by the coding sequence TTGGCAAAAACCATCATCGAGCTAAAGAAGGCGGATTTAACGCTCGGCAACGCCGCCGCCTCAGTCCATGTGCTGAAAGGCATCGACCTCACCGTCGGCGAAGGCGAATCCGTCGGCATTGTCGGTCCCTCCGGCTCCGGCAAGTCGACGCTGCTGATGGTGCTCGCCGGCCTCGAAAAGCTCGACAGTGGCGAACTGTTGATCCGTGATACTCCGCTGCATAGCCTGAGCGAGGACCGTGTTGCCGATTTCCGCGGCCGCAATATCGGCATTGTCTTCCAGTCGTTCCATCTCATTGCCAATATGACGGCGCTGGAAAATGTCGCCGTACCGCTGGAGCTGGCCAATGTCCGCGACGCCTTCGACATCGCCCGGCGCGAATTGCAGGCTGTCGGCCTCGGCGAGCGGCTGAGCCATTATCCCGGTCAGCTTTCGGGCGGCGAACAGCAACGCGTGGCGATCGCCCGTGCACTCGCCCCATCACCCGCCCTTTTGATAGCCGACGAGCCGACCGGTAATCTCGATACCGACACCGGCAGACAGATCGCCGACCTGCTTTTCGCCCAGCAGGCCGAACGCGGCACGACGCTGTTACTCGTCACCCATGATCCGGTGCTCGCCGCCCGCTGCTCGCGCCAAATCCACGTTCGCTCCGGCGAAATAGAGGGCGATAGCGCCCGCGCTCGGACCAATCAGGCGGCGATGGCATGA
- a CDS encoding ABC transporter permease, producing MTAAGARLTLAFRLALRELRGGLSGFYIFLACIALGTGAIAAVNSVSRSITDAISTQGQSLLAGDVRVELTNREATPDELSYLNSLGQLSQSTGMRSMARLPDGSDQALVEVKAVDGAYPLYGTFEADPDQPLSTLLAAKDGTWGAVVAPLLLERLNLKIGSELLLGNTRLRITGTVKTEPDSVSEGFGFAPRLLTSRDALVASGLITTGSLVEQVYKIRMDDPSGSLSNIAARANTAFPQAGWSIRTSDRAAPALADNITRFSQFLTLVGLTALIVGGVGVANAVRAFLDSKRTTIATFKCLGAPALVVVMIYLIQISLIALAGIAVGLVLGAIAPLLASQFMAEFLPISTAPQLYPGPLTLAALFGLLTTLAFAILPLGHAREVPATALFREQGFETRRLPSWPYLLAACLLMAALAGLAIFTAYDRFIAVVFVVSIAAAFVVLRAVAALLSWLARRSPRVHSPALRLAIGNIHRPGALTASVVLSLGLGLALLVTLTLIDGNMRQELTGRMSEQAPNFFFVDIQGSELDGFRKVVQAQAPEGKLVEVPMLRGRIVAFNGQDVTQMTVPPAGQWVLRGDRGITYAETIPENAVLTEGQWWGKDYSGEPLVSFSDEEGKALGLKLGDAVTVNVLGRNVTAKIASFRKVQWQSLSINFVMIFSPNTFKGAPHAWLATLTDPTATSAQEAAILKKVTNTYPTITSVRVKDALDIVNTLVGQLAAAIRAAASVALIASILVLAGALAAGNRARTHDAVVLKTLGATRAMLIRAFSYEYLILGAATAVFALLAGSVAAWYIVSRIMHLPSTFLPDVAFSTLIIALLLTVGIGLVGTWRVLGQKAAPVLREL from the coding sequence ATGACCGCGGCGGGAGCGCGTCTCACGCTTGCCTTTCGCCTGGCGCTGCGTGAATTGCGCGGCGGCCTCAGCGGCTTCTACATCTTTCTCGCCTGCATCGCTCTTGGCACCGGCGCGATCGCCGCAGTCAACTCCGTCTCACGCTCGATTACCGACGCTATCTCGACGCAGGGCCAGTCGCTGCTCGCCGGTGACGTCCGCGTCGAACTCACCAATCGCGAGGCGACGCCGGACGAACTGAGCTATCTAAACAGCCTCGGCCAGCTCTCGCAGTCCACCGGCATGCGCTCCATGGCCCGCCTGCCCGATGGCTCCGACCAAGCACTGGTCGAGGTCAAGGCAGTCGACGGCGCCTACCCGCTCTACGGCACCTTCGAGGCCGATCCGGATCAGCCGCTATCAACCCTGCTCGCCGCCAAGGACGGGACCTGGGGCGCAGTCGTCGCTCCCCTGCTGCTCGAGCGGCTGAATCTCAAAATCGGCAGCGAGCTGCTACTCGGCAATACCAGGCTTCGAATCACCGGCACCGTGAAGACCGAGCCGGATTCGGTGTCGGAGGGTTTCGGCTTTGCTCCGCGATTGCTCACCAGCCGCGACGCTCTGGTCGCCTCGGGCCTGATCACGACCGGAAGTCTCGTCGAGCAGGTCTACAAAATCCGCATGGACGATCCCTCCGGCAGCCTGAGCAACATCGCCGCCCGCGCCAATACCGCGTTTCCGCAGGCCGGCTGGTCGATCCGAACGAGCGACCGGGCAGCACCCGCCCTCGCCGACAATATCACCCGCTTCTCGCAATTCCTGACATTGGTCGGACTAACGGCTCTAATCGTCGGCGGCGTCGGCGTCGCCAACGCCGTACGCGCCTTCCTCGATTCCAAGCGGACCACCATCGCCACCTTCAAATGCCTTGGCGCACCGGCCCTAGTCGTGGTGATGATCTATCTCATTCAGATCAGCCTGATTGCGCTGGCCGGCATCGCCGTGGGTCTCGTCCTCGGCGCCATCGCGCCGTTGCTTGCCTCGCAGTTCATGGCCGAATTTCTGCCGATCTCGACCGCGCCGCAGCTCTACCCCGGTCCGCTGACGCTTGCGGCCCTTTTTGGCCTGCTGACAACGCTCGCCTTCGCCATCCTGCCGCTCGGCCATGCCCGCGAAGTACCGGCAACCGCACTCTTCCGGGAACAAGGTTTCGAGACCCGCCGCCTGCCGAGCTGGCCATACCTGCTCGCCGCCTGCCTGCTGATGGCGGCGCTTGCAGGGCTCGCGATCTTCACCGCCTATGACCGCTTCATCGCCGTCGTCTTCGTCGTCTCCATCGCCGCCGCCTTCGTCGTGCTGCGTGCCGTCGCCGCCCTGCTGTCGTGGCTTGCTCGCCGCAGCCCTCGCGTTCACTCTCCCGCCCTGCGATTGGCGATCGGCAACATCCATCGGCCGGGTGCGCTCACCGCCTCCGTCGTCCTCTCGCTTGGCCTTGGCCTGGCGCTCCTGGTGACCTTGACCTTAATCGACGGCAATATGCGCCAGGAGCTGACAGGACGCATGAGCGAGCAAGCGCCGAACTTCTTCTTCGTCGATATCCAGGGCTCGGAACTCGACGGCTTCCGCAAGGTCGTGCAGGCGCAAGCGCCAGAGGGCAAACTCGTCGAAGTCCCGATGCTGCGCGGTCGCATCGTCGCCTTCAATGGTCAAGACGTGACCCAGATGACGGTGCCCCCGGCCGGTCAATGGGTGTTGCGCGGCGATCGCGGCATCACCTATGCCGAAACCATCCCGGAGAACGCCGTCCTGACGGAAGGGCAATGGTGGGGCAAGGACTATAGCGGCGAGCCTCTGGTCTCCTTCTCCGACGAAGAAGGCAAGGCGCTTGGCCTGAAGCTCGGCGACGCCGTGACCGTTAACGTGCTCGGCCGCAACGTGACGGCCAAGATCGCAAGCTTCCGCAAGGTCCAATGGCAGTCGCTGTCGATCAATTTCGTCATGATCTTTTCGCCCAACACCTTCAAGGGTGCACCGCACGCGTGGCTTGCGACCCTCACCGATCCCACCGCTACGTCGGCGCAGGAAGCCGCGATCCTGAAGAAGGTCACCAACACCTATCCGACGATTACCAGCGTCCGCGTCAAGGATGCGCTCGACATCGTCAACACACTGGTCGGACAGCTTGCCGCCGCTATCCGGGCCGCTGCCTCCGTTGCGCTCATCGCATCCATACTGGTGCTTGCGGGCGCGCTCGCGGCTGGAAATCGCGCACGCACGCATGACGCGGTCGTGCTGAAGACGCTCGGCGCGACGCGGGCCATGCTGATCCGCGCCTTCAGTTACGAATATCTGATCCTGGGGGCAGCAACCGCCGTCTTCGCACTGCTGGCCGGTTCCGTGGCCGCCTGGTATATCGTCAGCCGCATCATGCACCTGCCCTCAACCTTCCTTCCCGACGTTGCCTTTTCTACCCTCATCATCGCGCTACTATTGACGGTCGGGATCGGACTCGTCGGCACCTGGCGTGTCCTCGGCCAGAAGGCAGCGCCTGTCCTGCGTGAACTCTGA
- a CDS encoding Bax inhibitor-1/YccA family protein yields the protein MADFRNYQNRTPQAGAQTGAMIDEGLRAYMLKVYNLMALGLAITGLAAYGAFSLAFADGQLTAFGQAIYVSPLKWVVIFAPLAMVFFLSFRINRMSVAAATTTFWVYAALVGLSLSSIFIIYTGQSIVQAFFVTAASFGALSLYGYTTKRSLSAMGSFMMMGLFGLIIAMLVNIFLQSSAVHFAINVLGVVIFAGLTAWDTQRIKEMYYEADDVAVAGRKAIMGALTLYLDFINLFMFLLQFMGDRK from the coding sequence ATGGCTGACTTTCGCAACTATCAAAACCGGACGCCGCAAGCAGGCGCGCAGACCGGCGCGATGATCGATGAGGGCCTTCGAGCCTACATGCTCAAGGTCTACAACCTGATGGCGCTGGGTCTGGCGATCACAGGTCTTGCTGCTTACGGCGCCTTCTCGCTCGCATTCGCTGACGGACAGCTTACGGCTTTCGGCCAAGCTATCTACGTGAGCCCGCTGAAGTGGGTCGTTATTTTCGCGCCGCTGGCGATGGTGTTCTTCCTGAGTTTCAGGATCAATCGCATGAGTGTGGCCGCCGCGACGACAACCTTCTGGGTATACGCCGCGCTGGTTGGCCTGTCGCTGTCGTCGATTTTCATCATCTACACCGGCCAGAGCATCGTGCAGGCCTTCTTCGTGACCGCTGCGTCTTTCGGCGCGCTGTCGCTTTACGGCTACACGACGAAGCGTAGCCTCTCGGCTATGGGCTCGTTCATGATGATGGGTCTCTTCGGCCTGATTATCGCCATGCTCGTCAACATCTTCCTGCAGTCTTCTGCGGTGCACTTCGCCATCAACGTTCTTGGCGTTGTGATCTTCGCAGGTCTCACCGCCTGGGATACGCAGCGGATCAAGGAAATGTACTATGAAGCCGACGACGTAGCCGTTGCTGGCCGCAAGGCGATCATGGGCGCACTGACGCTCTACCTGGACTTCATCAACCTGTTCATGTTCCTGCTGCAGTTCATGGGCGACCGCAAATAA
- a CDS encoding GNAT family N-acetyltransferase, whose amino-acid sequence MSFRLRNAIPSDLPFITSIYRDSVLNGTASYEIIPPNEEEMTGRFQAIRDKGYPYIAAEDEDGAFLGYAYASAFRTRPAYRWMVEDSIYLAPAARGRGIGKALLATLVETCQTLGFRQMIAVIGGAHPASVALHRATGFTETGLLKGTGYKHGRWLDTMLMQKSLGEGAQTDPDPSVYPGTLFSE is encoded by the coding sequence ATGTCCTTCCGCCTTCGCAACGCCATCCCGAGCGACCTTCCCTTCATCACCTCGATCTATCGCGACTCCGTCCTGAACGGCACGGCAAGCTATGAAATCATCCCGCCGAACGAGGAGGAGATGACAGGCCGCTTCCAGGCGATCCGCGACAAAGGCTATCCCTATATCGCCGCTGAAGACGAAGACGGAGCCTTCCTGGGCTATGCCTATGCCTCGGCCTTCCGCACGCGGCCGGCCTATCGCTGGATGGTGGAGGATTCGATCTATCTTGCGCCCGCGGCTCGCGGCCGGGGCATCGGCAAAGCGCTGCTGGCAACTCTGGTGGAAACCTGCCAGACCCTCGGCTTCCGCCAGATGATCGCCGTTATCGGCGGCGCCCACCCGGCCTCCGTCGCCCTCCACCGCGCTACAGGTTTTACAGAAACGGGCCTGCTGAAAGGCACCGGCTACAAGCACGGCCGCTGGCTGGACACGATGCTGATGCAGAAATCACTCGGCGAGGGCGCGCAGACCGACCCCGATCCATCGGTCTATCCGGGGACGTTGTTCAGCGAATAA
- a CDS encoding DUF2794 domain-containing protein translates to MTDQPELRHGESRSVDTTSSVVVDLREYKQSKDPLPVTFHRRELDAILWIYGRMVGEGEWRDYAIDHLREKAVFSVFKRSGELPLFRIEKNPKLAAKQGSFSVINTNGMILKRGHDLNQVLKVFDKQLKLVEK, encoded by the coding sequence ATGACTGATCAGCCGGAATTGCGACACGGCGAAAGCCGTTCCGTCGACACCACTTCTTCCGTCGTCGTTGATCTCAGAGAATACAAGCAGAGCAAGGACCCGCTGCCGGTAACCTTCCATCGCAGGGAGTTGGACGCGATCCTGTGGATCTACGGCCGCATGGTCGGCGAGGGCGAGTGGCGGGATTACGCCATCGACCACTTGAGGGAAAAGGCGGTTTTCTCGGTCTTCAAACGGTCCGGTGAACTGCCGCTCTTCCGCATCGAGAAAAATCCCAAGCTCGCTGCCAAGCAGGGCTCGTTTTCCGTGATCAATACCAACGGCATGATCCTGAAGCGCGGCCACGACCTGAACCAGGTGCTGAAGGTCTTCGATAAGCAGCTGAAGCTGGTGGAGAAGTGA
- a CDS encoding DUF1223 domain-containing protein, whose amino-acid sequence MRLRFLVSLLAGIALASSLHAQELAKIKGVVELFTSQGCASCPPADAAFEKLIRQGDVVALAYHVDYWNYLGWNDTMGSKENTARQYAYARTLGRSGVYTPQAIINGRDHLNGANLDAINLKIDDFQRQGKGLTVPVNAAMKGDELEIKIGAGQGRANVVVAYFDKEQQVSPKAGENNGQQITYLHAVSDIETVGMWDGKGMNIVLPANVMDKAGRRGLAVLLQSSTPSGDPAAIIGATVLTIGTDG is encoded by the coding sequence ATGCGCCTACGGTTTTTGGTTTCACTTCTAGCAGGCATCGCGCTGGCAAGTTCGCTGCATGCGCAGGAGCTTGCCAAGATCAAGGGTGTCGTCGAGCTTTTCACGTCTCAGGGCTGTGCTTCTTGTCCGCCGGCTGATGCTGCATTTGAGAAGCTGATCCGCCAGGGCGATGTCGTCGCGCTCGCTTATCACGTCGACTATTGGAACTATCTCGGCTGGAACGACACGATGGGGTCCAAGGAGAATACAGCTCGGCAATATGCCTATGCCCGTACGCTCGGCCGCAGCGGGGTCTATACGCCGCAGGCGATCATCAACGGCCGCGACCATCTGAACGGCGCTAATCTCGACGCCATCAATTTGAAGATCGACGACTTCCAGCGCCAAGGCAAAGGCCTGACGGTTCCCGTCAATGCCGCCATGAAAGGTGACGAGCTGGAGATCAAGATCGGCGCCGGCCAGGGCCGGGCCAACGTGGTCGTCGCCTATTTCGATAAGGAACAGCAGGTTTCTCCGAAGGCCGGCGAGAACAACGGCCAGCAGATCACCTATCTGCACGCGGTTTCGGACATTGAAACCGTTGGCATGTGGGATGGCAAGGGAATGAATATTGTGCTGCCTGCCAATGTCATGGACAAGGCTGGCCGGCGCGGCCTGGCGGTTCTGCTGCAGTCCTCGACGCCGTCGGGCGACCCGGCGGCGATCATCGGTGCGACCGTACTGACGATCGGCACGGATGGCTGA
- the acnA gene encoding aconitate hydratase AcnA has translation MSKSLDSFNCRSTLTVNGKDYVYFSLPKAEANGLAGVSKLPYSMKVLLENLLRFEDGQSVTKEHIVAVAEWLTNKGTVENEIAYRPARVLMQDFTGVPAVVDLAAMRDAMVSLGGDPEKINPLVPVDLVIDHSVIVDEFGTPQAFARNVELEYQRNGERYRFLKWGQQAFKNFRVVPPGTGICHQVNLEYLGQTVWTKEEDGETIAYPDTCVGTDSHTTMINGLGVLGWGVGGIEAEAAMLGQPVSMLLPEVIGFKLTGKLKEGVTATDLVLTVVQMLRKKGVVSKFVEFFGPGLDNMPLADRATIGNMGPEYGATCGFFPVDKETLNYLNMSGRAKDRIALVEAYSKAQGMWREGDGSDLVFTDTLELDLGDVVPSMAGPKRPEGRISLENIASGFATSMDTEYKKPGQLSNHYAVEGTDFDLGHGDVAIAAITSCTNTSNPSVLIAAGLLARNAVAKGLKTKPWVKTSLAPGSQVVGEYLAKSGLQADLDKLGFNLVGFGCTTCIGNSGPLPAPISKTINDKGLIVSGVLSGNRNFEGRISPDVQANYLASPPLVVAYALAGTVQMDLTKEPIGEDQNGKPVFLKDIWPSAQQVQEFILKYVTRELYETKYADVFKGDANWQAVQVPPGQTYAWDDDSTYVQNPPYFVGMGKTGAGVSDIKGARVLGLFGDKITTDHISPAGSIKAASPAGSYLIGHGVGVADFNQYGTRRGNHEVMMRGTFANIRIRNHMLGPNGKEGGYTIHYPSKEEMSIYDAAMQYKAEGVPLVIFAGVEYGNGSSRDWAAKGTNLLGVRAVVAQSFERIHRSNLVGMGVIPFVFEDGTTWASLGLKGDETVTIEGLENIKPRERKIAKVTYGDGTVKDIPIICRIDTLDEVAYVNNGGILQTVLRDLAA, from the coding sequence GTGTCTAAATCTCTTGACAGTTTCAATTGTCGTTCCACGCTGACCGTGAACGGGAAAGACTATGTCTATTTCAGCCTGCCCAAGGCTGAGGCCAATGGTCTGGCCGGTGTTTCCAAGCTTCCCTATTCGATGAAGGTGCTGCTTGAGAACCTGCTGCGCTTCGAAGACGGGCAGTCGGTCACCAAGGAACATATCGTTGCGGTCGCCGAATGGCTGACCAACAAGGGTACCGTCGAGAACGAAATCGCCTATCGCCCGGCGCGCGTGCTGATGCAGGACTTCACCGGCGTTCCGGCTGTGGTTGACCTCGCCGCCATGCGTGACGCGATGGTGTCGCTCGGCGGCGATCCGGAAAAGATCAATCCGCTCGTTCCCGTCGATCTTGTCATCGACCACTCGGTCATCGTCGATGAATTCGGCACGCCGCAGGCCTTCGCCCGCAACGTCGAGCTCGAATATCAGCGTAACGGCGAGCGCTACCGTTTCCTGAAGTGGGGCCAGCAGGCGTTCAAGAACTTCCGCGTCGTTCCCCCCGGCACCGGCATCTGTCACCAGGTGAACCTCGAATATCTCGGCCAGACCGTCTGGACGAAGGAAGAAGACGGCGAAACCATCGCTTATCCGGATACCTGCGTCGGCACCGATTCGCACACGACCATGATCAACGGCCTCGGCGTTCTCGGTTGGGGCGTCGGCGGTATCGAAGCTGAAGCTGCGATGCTCGGCCAGCCGGTCTCCATGCTGCTGCCAGAAGTCATCGGCTTCAAGCTCACCGGCAAGCTCAAGGAAGGCGTCACGGCGACCGACCTGGTGCTGACCGTCGTACAGATGCTGCGCAAGAAGGGCGTCGTTTCCAAGTTCGTCGAATTCTTCGGCCCCGGCCTCGACAATATGCCGCTCGCCGACCGCGCCACCATCGGCAATATGGGTCCGGAATATGGCGCGACCTGCGGCTTCTTCCCGGTCGACAAGGAAACACTGAACTATCTCAACATGTCCGGCCGTGCGAAGGATCGTATCGCGCTGGTCGAAGCCTATTCGAAGGCTCAGGGCATGTGGCGCGAAGGCGATGGTTCCGATCTCGTCTTCACCGACACGCTCGAACTCGACCTCGGCGACGTCGTACCGTCCATGGCCGGCCCGAAGCGTCCGGAAGGCCGTATCTCGCTGGAAAACATCGCTTCCGGTTTCGCCACTTCGATGGACACCGAATACAAGAAGCCGGGCCAGCTTTCGAACCACTATGCCGTCGAAGGCACGGATTTCGATCTCGGCCATGGTGACGTGGCGATCGCCGCCATCACATCGTGCACCAACACCTCGAACCCGTCGGTGCTGATCGCAGCCGGCCTGCTCGCCCGCAACGCCGTCGCCAAGGGCCTGAAGACCAAGCCGTGGGTCAAGACGTCGCTGGCGCCCGGATCGCAGGTTGTCGGCGAGTACCTCGCCAAGTCCGGCCTGCAGGCCGATCTCGATAAGCTCGGCTTCAACCTGGTCGGCTTCGGCTGCACCACTTGCATCGGCAATTCTGGCCCGCTGCCGGCGCCGATCTCGAAGACGATCAACGACAAGGGCCTGATTGTTTCCGGCGTTCTCTCCGGCAACCGCAACTTCGAAGGCCGCATCTCGCCGGACGTCCAGGCGAACTATCTGGCGTCTCCGCCGCTCGTCGTCGCCTATGCGCTCGCCGGCACGGTGCAGATGGACCTGACCAAGGAGCCGATCGGCGAAGATCAGAATGGCAAGCCGGTCTTCCTCAAGGACATCTGGCCGAGTGCACAGCAAGTGCAGGAATTCATCCTGAAATACGTCACCCGCGAGCTCTACGAGACCAAGTACGCCGACGTCTTCAAGGGCGACGCCAATTGGCAAGCCGTGCAGGTTCCTCCGGGCCAGACCTATGCCTGGGACGACGACTCGACCTATGTGCAGAACCCGCCTTATTTCGTCGGCATGGGCAAGACCGGCGCTGGCGTTTCCGACATCAAGGGCGCCCGCGTCCTCGGTCTGTTCGGCGACAAGATCACCACCGACCACATTTCTCCGGCCGGTTCGATCAAGGCTGCTTCACCGGCCGGTTCCTACCTTATCGGCCATGGCGTCGGCGTTGCCGACTTCAACCAGTACGGCACGCGCCGCGGCAATCATGAAGTCATGATGCGCGGCACCTTCGCCAATATCCGCATCCGCAATCACATGCTCGGCCCGAACGGCAAGGAAGGTGGCTACACCATCCACTATCCGTCCAAGGAAGAGATGTCGATCTATGATGCGGCCATGCAGTACAAGGCCGAAGGCGTTCCGCTCGTCATCTTCGCCGGCGTCGAATACGGCAACGGCTCGTCGCGCGACTGGGCTGCCAAGGGCACCAACCTGCTCGGCGTGCGCGCCGTCGTTGCCCAGTCCTTCGAGCGCATCCACCGCTCGAACCTGGTCGGCATGGGCGTCATCCCCTTCGTCTTCGAGGACGGCACGACCTGGGCCAGCCTCGGCCTCAAGGGCGACGAGACAGTGACGATCGAGGGCCTGGAAAACATCAAGCCGCGCGAGCGCAAAATCGCCAAGGTTACCTATGGCGACGGCACGGTGAAGGACATTCCGATCATCTGCCGTATCGACACGCTGGATGAAGTTGCCTACGTTAACAATGGCGGCATCCTGCAGACGGTTCTGCGCGATCTCGCGGCCTAA
- the ccmA gene encoding heme ABC exporter ATP-binding protein CcmA, translating into MHLYAENLAARRGEDLIFSNVSFNLAGGDALVLTGRNGSGKSTLLRVVAGLLRQEKGRVVFTDSKGESDHPAGEASHYLGHRNAMKSELTVVENLAFWKTFLGDMAGGLGLDVDETAEAVGLAGITHLPFGYLSAGQQRRIAFAKLLVAYRPIWILDEPTAALDAGAERLFVDLITAHQKNGGIVLAATHQPLGLENVQEMRMTGFAGMSAGVWG; encoded by the coding sequence ATGCATCTATACGCTGAAAATCTGGCGGCGAGGCGGGGCGAAGACCTGATTTTCTCGAATGTTTCCTTTAACTTGGCGGGCGGCGACGCCCTCGTTCTGACCGGCCGCAACGGTTCCGGAAAATCAACACTTTTACGTGTTGTCGCGGGCCTTCTCAGGCAAGAAAAAGGCCGTGTCGTATTCACCGATTCCAAAGGCGAATCGGACCACCCGGCAGGCGAAGCCAGCCACTATCTCGGCCATCGCAACGCGATGAAATCCGAACTGACCGTAGTCGAAAATCTGGCCTTCTGGAAAACCTTTCTCGGCGACATGGCAGGCGGCCTCGGCTTGGATGTCGATGAAACCGCCGAAGCCGTCGGCCTCGCCGGCATCACCCATCTGCCCTTCGGCTATCTCTCCGCCGGCCAGCAGCGGCGAATCGCTTTCGCAAAACTCCTGGTTGCCTATCGCCCGATCTGGATCCTCGATGAACCGACAGCAGCATTGGATGCGGGGGCGGAACGGCTGTTTGTGGATCTGATCACGGCCCATCAGAAAAATGGCGGGATCGTGTTGGCGGCGACGCATCAACCTCTAGGCTTGGAGAACGTGCAGGAAATGCGGATGACTGGATTTGCCGGCATGAGTGCGGGGGTTTGGGGATGA